Proteins from a single region of Thermococcus sp. CX2:
- a CDS encoding t26-9p: MDVNDAINQLQSLAGSHPYIALALILFLIGALVRGKVALIFYALGGLALLKSFGLVDTFFSFLKEVPSLIESALGGV; the protein is encoded by the coding sequence ATGGATGTGAACGATGCAATCAACCAGCTCCAAAGCCTCGCAGGAAGCCACCCGTACATCGCTCTGGCCCTCATACTGTTCCTCATCGGTGCGCTGGTCAGGGGCAAGGTAGCGCTGATATTCTACGCTCTCGGCGGTCTGGCACTCCTCAAGTCATTCGGGCTAGTTGACACTTTCTTTTCTTTCCTGAAGGAAGTTCCTTCCCTCATCGAAAGCGCACTCGGAGGTGTTTGA